The genomic region CATCACGAACATTTTCCACGTCCTCGGAATCGTAATGCAGCTCGACGCTCAAAGGCTCGAACCGCACATCATAAGCAAAAAAAATGTTGGGTTTGACGCGCGTCAGCTCTCGAAAAAAATCAAGCATTAGCCTGCCTTAGATTTAAAATAAAGGCTTATTATAACATAAAAAACCAGACCATTAAGAATTGATGAATAGTTTAAAAAGAAACCCCGATCAACTCATTGGCCAGCCACGAGCCGTCGTCGACTTTCTGGTAAAAGCGCACAAAATGATGCGGCGCGGCCACCGTGTAATACAGATAATATTTGTCCGGCGCGAACAAACCCAGCACGCCATCGACAGCCAATTCCAATTTGTAACACTCAAATTCTCCGGCCGGAACTTTTATTTTTTCCTTGCCCTGATACACCGCGCGCAACGGCAGGACATTGCCGTACTCGAACATATAAACATTCATTACCACCTTGTCTTTTTGCTCAAAAGGAAAACCGCTCAAAGAAACCAAAAAAGCGTAACGTGAATAAACATTGCCTGGATTTTTGGCGGTCAGGTTAATATTTTTGTCTTTGTGAAAAAAATTAATTGTGCCGTCGGGGCTGGCCGTAAAAGATTCTATTAAATAACTGCTCCGGTCAGAAACATTATACCGTTCGTCAGAAAGTGTCGTAAAATCAGAATAATTCAGCGTCACACTGTTGCGATAGGCTGGTCTGTTGCGGAAGGAATCGCCTTCGTAGGACTCCACATGCCAGTATTTTTGACCACCGGATACAACCGTGGTAATGTAAATATTCGCCGTGACGAATCCGGTTTCTTTATTGATGTAGTCGCGGATTTGATAGGTGAATTTCGGCGGCAGGCCGGAAAGCGCGCTCGACAGCGGCGGTAGTTCTGGTTCGCGCGCCGCGGCCAATAAAAACAAACTAAAAAAAAGAAACG from Candidatus Margulisiibacteriota bacterium harbors:
- a CDS encoding DUF3108 domain-containing protein, with protein sequence MKKAFLFFSLFLLAAAREPELPPLSSALSGLPPKFTYQIRDYINKETGFVTANIYITTVVSGGQKYWHVESYEGDSFRNRPAYRNSVTLNYSDFTTLSDERYNVSDRSSYLIESFTASPDGTINFFHKDKNINLTAKNPGNVYSRYAFLVSLSGFPFEQKDKVVMNVYMFEYGNVLPLRAVYQGKEKIKVPAGEFECYKLELAVDGVLGLFAPDKYYLYYTVAAPHHFVRFYQKVDDGSWLANELIGVSF